A stretch of Amycolatopsis balhimycina FH 1894 DNA encodes these proteins:
- a CDS encoding PstS family phosphate ABC transporter substrate-binding protein → MTAMAAGAGLVMTGTAAAVPPANGNPEVVAAVGSDTIFAVTGAIFTDANKLPRTWNTDPDNFVNVPPVLASGASFTVPADIFNPAVTYTNPGALPPDGSGAGKAALKASADAGNGSVDIARSSSGRATSDPSTFEYYAFARDGVTWSSSATGAGAGLTLSLTQLRDIYNGTITNWNQVGGANAAIQLYLPQLGSGTLSFFTGTVLGFDPATIPGLTVKRFQEHDATSIAAADQATAIAPFSIAQWVAQGNGVITNKRNGYTVNKLTGAGSDGAPVSGSAGSYTPAFADTFLGSRLVYHVLDTRSRSYSAAKRGVGFDPTDTATTASPLCGGKLAATIVKYGFKTITGTGTLTCTKS, encoded by the coding sequence GTGACGGCCATGGCTGCCGGGGCCGGCCTCGTCATGACCGGCACCGCCGCGGCCGTGCCGCCGGCGAACGGGAACCCGGAGGTCGTCGCGGCCGTCGGTTCCGACACGATCTTCGCGGTCACGGGGGCGATCTTCACCGACGCCAACAAGCTCCCGCGCACCTGGAACACCGACCCGGACAACTTCGTGAACGTCCCGCCGGTGCTGGCTTCCGGTGCCTCGTTCACCGTCCCGGCCGACATCTTCAACCCGGCCGTCACCTACACCAACCCGGGCGCCCTGCCGCCCGACGGCTCGGGCGCGGGCAAGGCGGCGCTGAAGGCTTCGGCGGACGCCGGCAACGGCTCGGTGGACATCGCACGCTCGTCCTCCGGCCGGGCCACTTCGGACCCGTCCACCTTCGAGTACTACGCCTTCGCCCGGGACGGCGTGACCTGGTCGTCCTCGGCCACCGGCGCCGGCGCGGGCCTGACGCTGTCGCTGACCCAGCTGCGCGACATCTACAACGGCACCATCACCAACTGGAACCAGGTCGGCGGCGCGAACGCGGCGATCCAGCTCTACCTGCCGCAGCTCGGCTCCGGCACGCTGAGCTTCTTCACCGGCACGGTCCTCGGCTTCGACCCGGCGACCATCCCGGGCCTGACGGTGAAGCGCTTCCAGGAGCACGACGCCACCTCCATCGCGGCGGCCGACCAGGCCACCGCGATCGCGCCGTTCTCGATCGCGCAGTGGGTTGCCCAGGGCAACGGCGTGATCACGAACAAGCGCAACGGCTACACCGTCAACAAGCTGACCGGCGCGGGCTCCGACGGTGCCCCGGTGTCCGGCTCGGCGGGCAGCTACACCCCGGCGTTCGCGGACACCTTCCTGGGTTCGCGGCTGGTCTACCACGTCCTCGACACCCGTAGCCGCTCGTACAGCGCGGCGAAGCGGGGCGTGGGCTTCGACCCGACCGACACCGCCACCACGGCCAGCCCGCTGTGCGGCGGCAAGCTCGCCGCGACGATCGTCAAGTACGGCTTCAAGACGATCACCGGCACCGGCACCCTCACCTGCACCAAGTCCTGA
- a CDS encoding peptidase inhibitor family I36 protein, protein MSSRRLRFRLPHLLILATIGLLTSAGVAQAAPAQPDPPCRKGEFCVWPADGYGGEAQRFDLRTANPEECIPLPDGFEGSSFANLLSRDVTVYQSEECSTEGDFVTYPGGGTFVPDAPFLVRGIQIWE, encoded by the coding sequence ATGTCTTCACGTCGTCTCCGCTTCCGGCTGCCGCACCTGCTGATCCTGGCCACCATCGGGCTTCTGACCAGCGCGGGAGTCGCCCAAGCCGCCCCCGCGCAGCCGGATCCGCCGTGCCGGAAGGGGGAGTTCTGCGTCTGGCCGGCGGACGGCTACGGCGGCGAGGCGCAGCGATTCGACCTGCGCACGGCCAATCCCGAAGAATGCATTCCCCTACCGGACGGATTCGAAGGATCGTCGTTCGCGAATCTGCTGAGCCGGGACGTCACGGTGTACCAGAGCGAGGAATGCTCGACCGAGGGAGATTTCGTCACCTACCCGGGTGGCGGCACGTTCGTGCCGGACGCACCCTTCCTGGTCCGCGGGATCCAGATCTGGGAGTGA
- a CDS encoding histidine phosphatase family protein produces MKMILLRHAESLGNVDELAYTRIPDHALPLTGKGRQEALAAAPEIARLLDGARPAVYVSPYLRTRETLRLLDIEASCERVVPEPRLREQDWGNLQDPADQEVQKARRNEFGHFFYRLPFGESGADVDDRVAAFLSDLRQRDEGHPETVLVVSHGLTLRLLCRRLFGWSIELFESLSNPATCEYRVLEEHDGKWSLDRPFAQWRDSPDGETQL; encoded by the coding sequence GTGAAGATGATCCTGCTGCGGCACGCCGAGTCGCTCGGCAACGTCGACGAGCTCGCCTACACGCGGATTCCGGACCACGCCCTGCCGCTGACCGGCAAAGGGCGGCAGGAGGCCCTCGCGGCGGCGCCGGAGATCGCGCGGCTGCTCGACGGCGCGCGGCCCGCCGTCTACGTCAGCCCGTATCTGCGCACCCGGGAGACGTTGCGGCTGCTGGACATCGAGGCCTCGTGCGAGCGGGTGGTGCCGGAACCGCGGCTGCGCGAGCAGGACTGGGGCAACCTGCAGGACCCGGCCGACCAGGAGGTGCAGAAGGCGCGGCGCAACGAGTTCGGGCACTTCTTCTACCGGCTGCCGTTCGGCGAGTCGGGCGCGGACGTCGACGACCGCGTCGCGGCGTTCCTCTCGGACCTGCGGCAGCGCGACGAAGGTCACCCCGAGACGGTGCTGGTCGTGTCCCACGGGCTCACGCTGCGGTTGCTCTGCCGCCGGCTCTTCGGCTGGAGCATCGAGCTGTTCGAGTCGCTGTCCAACCCGGCGACGTGCGAATACCGGGTCCTGGAAGAACACGACGGCAAGTGGTCGCTGGACCGCCCGTTCGCCCAGTGGCGGGACTCACCCGACGGGGAAACGCAGCTCTAG
- the ettA gene encoding energy-dependent translational throttle protein EttA yields MAEFIYTMKKVRKTVGDKVILDDVSTAFYPGAKIGVVGPNGAGKSTVLKIMAGIEQASNGEAFLQPGATVGILMQEPELTEDKTVRENVEEGLGEIKTKLDRYNEVLKLMETEYSEELLEEMGQLQEELDHADAWELDSTVEQAMDALRCPPPDEGVSHLSGGERRRVALCKLLLSAPDLLLLDEPTNHLDAESVLWLEQFLSRYAGAVLAVTHDRYFLDNVAEWIMEIDRGRVVGYEGNYSTYLEKKRERLEVQGKKDQKLAKRLKTELEWVRSNAKARQTKSRSRLDRYEEMAAEADKHRKLDFEEIQIPPGPRLGSVVVEVEKLKKGFDERVLIDGLSFDLPRNGIVGVIGPNGVGKTTLFKTIVGLEEPDDGVVKIGETVKLSYVDQNRGGIDPKKTVWQVVSDELDYIHVGQTEMPSRAYVSAFGFKGPDQQKPAGVLSGGERNRLNLALTLKQGGNLILLDEPTNDLDVETLGSLENALEQFPGCAVVISHDRWFLDRVATHILAWEGTDENPAQWFWFEGNFEGYEKNKVERMGAEAARPHRVTHRKLTRD; encoded by the coding sequence ATGGCCGAGTTCATCTACACCATGAAGAAGGTGCGCAAGACCGTCGGGGACAAGGTCATCCTCGACGACGTCAGCACCGCGTTCTACCCCGGCGCCAAGATCGGCGTGGTGGGGCCGAACGGTGCCGGTAAGTCCACCGTTCTCAAGATCATGGCGGGGATCGAGCAGGCCAGCAACGGCGAAGCGTTCCTCCAGCCCGGTGCGACCGTCGGCATCCTGATGCAGGAGCCGGAGCTCACCGAGGACAAGACGGTTCGCGAGAACGTCGAGGAGGGACTCGGCGAGATCAAGACCAAGCTCGACCGCTACAACGAGGTCCTCAAGCTGATGGAGACCGAGTACAGCGAAGAGCTGCTGGAGGAGATGGGGCAGCTCCAGGAGGAGCTGGACCACGCCGACGCCTGGGAGCTCGACTCGACCGTCGAGCAGGCGATGGACGCGCTGCGCTGCCCGCCGCCGGACGAAGGCGTCTCCCACCTTTCCGGTGGTGAGCGTCGCCGCGTCGCGCTGTGCAAGCTCCTGCTGTCCGCGCCCGACCTGCTGCTGCTCGACGAGCCCACCAACCACCTGGACGCCGAGAGTGTCCTGTGGCTGGAGCAGTTCCTCTCCCGCTACGCCGGCGCCGTCCTCGCCGTCACCCACGACCGGTACTTCCTGGACAACGTGGCCGAGTGGATCATGGAGATCGACCGCGGCCGCGTCGTCGGCTACGAGGGCAACTACTCGACGTACCTGGAGAAGAAGCGCGAGCGCCTCGAGGTCCAGGGCAAGAAGGACCAGAAGCTCGCGAAGCGCCTGAAGACCGAGCTCGAGTGGGTGCGGTCCAACGCCAAGGCCCGCCAGACGAAGTCCCGGTCGCGCCTCGACCGCTACGAGGAGATGGCGGCGGAGGCGGACAAGCACCGCAAGCTCGACTTCGAAGAGATCCAGATCCCGCCGGGCCCGCGGCTGGGCAGCGTCGTGGTCGAGGTCGAAAAGCTCAAGAAGGGGTTCGACGAGCGCGTCCTCATCGACGGTCTCTCGTTCGACCTGCCGCGCAACGGCATCGTCGGCGTGATCGGCCCGAACGGCGTCGGCAAGACCACGCTGTTCAAGACGATCGTCGGGCTCGAGGAGCCGGACGACGGCGTGGTCAAGATCGGCGAGACCGTCAAACTGTCCTATGTGGACCAGAACCGCGGCGGGATCGACCCGAAGAAGACCGTGTGGCAGGTCGTGTCCGACGAGCTGGACTACATCCACGTCGGCCAGACCGAAATGCCGTCGCGCGCGTACGTCAGCGCGTTCGGCTTCAAGGGCCCGGACCAGCAGAAGCCGGCGGGCGTGCTCTCCGGTGGTGAGCGCAACCGGCTCAACCTGGCGCTGACGCTCAAGCAGGGCGGGAACCTGATCCTGCTCGACGAGCCGACCAACGACCTGGACGTCGAGACGCTGGGCTCGCTGGAGAACGCGCTGGAGCAGTTCCCCGGCTGCGCCGTCGTGATCTCCCACGACCGGTGGTTCCTCGACCGGGTCGCGACGCACATCCTGGCCTGGGAAGGCACCGACGAGAACCCCGCTCAGTGGTTCTGGTTCGAGGGCAACTTCGAAGGGTACGAGAAGAACAAGGTGGAGCGGATGGGCGCCGAGGCTGCCCGCCCGCACCGTGTCACCCATCGCAAGCTGACCCGCGACTGA
- a CDS encoding MFS transporter — protein MRDRVAVFIVFALNGLAVGSWATRTPALTAQVHASPGVFGLALLGASIGLLAAASVSGRIVERSGAGASVAVSTGLAAVSLVLIGFAPGVPFLAGALFVMGVSIGMLDVAMNVAAVAVERRSGRPLMPVFHAGFSFGALAGSLAAGLAAGHGWSPARHLTVAAVVTVVVLVSVLRVVPGIRPRHTTEPVVTTGRRAPARRPVLWLLAAVALCSAIAEGAAGDWSALLMTAERGAGPGAAALAFAGFQLVMTLVRLAGPWVQRRFGPTRCLVGGAALAAAGLLATATIPVAAAGYAGFALAGAGLAASFPLALSLAGDAGKRADGTGGEREIGFVTAIAYTGFLGGPPLIGGIAQAAGYGVAFLFVALIAALILPAALAARRSRRREETQQVAG, from the coding sequence ATGCGGGATCGCGTCGCGGTGTTCATCGTGTTCGCCCTCAACGGCCTCGCGGTGGGCTCCTGGGCGACGCGGACGCCCGCGCTGACCGCGCAGGTGCACGCCTCACCGGGCGTTTTCGGGCTCGCCCTGCTCGGGGCCAGCATCGGTTTGCTGGCCGCCGCGTCGGTGTCCGGGCGGATCGTCGAACGGTCCGGTGCCGGGGCGTCGGTGGCGGTGAGCACCGGGTTGGCCGCCGTCTCGCTGGTGCTGATCGGGTTCGCGCCCGGTGTTCCGTTCCTGGCCGGGGCCCTGTTCGTGATGGGCGTGAGCATCGGGATGCTGGACGTCGCGATGAACGTCGCCGCGGTGGCCGTCGAACGCCGGTCCGGCCGCCCGCTCATGCCGGTGTTCCACGCGGGGTTCAGCTTCGGCGCGCTCGCCGGCTCGCTGGCCGCGGGCCTCGCCGCCGGGCACGGCTGGTCCCCGGCGCGTCACCTCACGGTCGCCGCCGTCGTGACGGTCGTGGTGCTGGTGTCGGTGCTCCGCGTGGTCCCGGGGATCCGGCCCCGGCACACCACCGAACCCGTCGTGACCACCGGCCGCCGGGCGCCGGCCCGCCGTCCGGTGCTGTGGCTGCTCGCCGCGGTCGCGTTGTGCTCGGCCATCGCCGAGGGCGCGGCGGGGGACTGGTCCGCCCTGCTGATGACGGCCGAACGCGGTGCCGGCCCGGGTGCCGCGGCCCTGGCGTTCGCCGGGTTCCAGCTGGTCATGACGCTGGTGCGGCTGGCCGGGCCATGGGTGCAACGGCGGTTCGGGCCGACCCGCTGCCTCGTCGGGGGTGCGGCACTGGCCGCCGCGGGGTTGCTCGCCACGGCGACGATCCCGGTCGCCGCCGCCGGCTACGCGGGCTTCGCGCTGGCCGGCGCGGGACTCGCCGCCTCGTTCCCGCTCGCGCTCAGCCTGGCCGGGGACGCCGGGAAACGCGCCGACGGCACCGGCGGGGAACGCGAAATCGGCTTCGTGACGGCGATCGCGTACACCGGGTTCCTCGGCGGCCCGCCGCTGATCGGCGGGATCGCGCAGGCGGCGGGCTACGGGGTGGCGTTCCTGTTCGTCGCGCTGATCGCCGCGCTGATCCTGCCCGCGGCGCTGGCCGCTCGGCGGTCGCGCCGTCGCGAGGAAACCCAGCAGGTGGCAGGCTGA
- a CDS encoding sensor histidine kinase, with protein sequence MLFGGAGALAGGSGRWGGLSLVQSAVPRLVLVPVAFRLALFLQAVWSTGALDAPGLWLTVVFFVVPNLLEVGWVFRRATGIRPVLAADTAYTLVTSLAAAAFAPGLLTLTWPNIMGTVMVWTLLRGAPSGAVAVLGAVLLRYGMAAVSGTSAPATWILLALVAAAATALAIVLLVAGSMRFALGLGEQRGRAAERERHRRDVHDTVLQVMESLALAAPGDALDPRGSLDQVRRTARAHALRLRLSLDGDAPAEPGGLEHRLGALAVEMTADGLRVDFVVLAKPADVPEGVVNALHDAAREALRNTLKHAKTAKAVMCLEEREGVITVSVRDHGTGFDPGARHVGFGIENSIHARMAEAGGAARIDSAPGQGTRVVLSVPLELRFPVG encoded by the coding sequence GTGCTGTTCGGCGGAGCGGGGGCGCTCGCCGGCGGGAGCGGGCGGTGGGGCGGGCTGTCGCTCGTGCAGAGCGCCGTGCCGCGGCTCGTGCTGGTCCCGGTCGCGTTCCGGCTGGCGCTGTTCCTGCAGGCGGTCTGGTCCACCGGGGCGCTCGACGCGCCCGGGCTTTGGCTCACCGTCGTGTTCTTCGTCGTGCCCAACCTCCTGGAGGTGGGCTGGGTCTTCCGCCGCGCCACCGGCATCCGGCCGGTTCTGGCCGCCGACACCGCGTACACGCTCGTCACGAGCCTGGCCGCGGCGGCGTTCGCGCCCGGCCTGCTGACCCTGACCTGGCCCAACATCATGGGCACGGTCATGGTCTGGACTCTGCTGCGCGGCGCGCCGTCCGGCGCGGTCGCGGTCCTCGGCGCCGTGCTCCTGCGGTACGGCATGGCCGCCGTGTCGGGCACCTCGGCCCCCGCGACGTGGATCCTGCTGGCCCTGGTCGCGGCCGCCGCGACGGCGCTGGCCATCGTGCTGCTGGTCGCCGGGTCGATGCGGTTCGCGCTCGGGCTGGGCGAACAGCGCGGCCGCGCCGCCGAGCGGGAGCGGCACCGCCGGGACGTGCACGACACCGTGCTGCAAGTGATGGAGTCCCTCGCGCTGGCGGCCCCCGGGGACGCGCTCGACCCGCGGGGCAGCCTCGACCAGGTCCGCCGCACCGCCCGCGCGCACGCGCTGCGCCTGCGGCTGAGCCTCGACGGCGACGCGCCCGCCGAGCCGGGCGGCCTCGAACACCGGCTCGGCGCGCTGGCGGTCGAGATGACGGCCGACGGCCTGCGGGTCGACTTCGTCGTGCTCGCGAAGCCTGCCGACGTGCCCGAAGGAGTCGTCAACGCGCTGCACGACGCTGCCCGCGAAGCACTCCGAAACACTTTGAAGCACGCGAAGACCGCGAAGGCCGTGATGTGCCTCGAAGAGCGCGAAGGCGTCATCACGGTGTCCGTGCGCGACCACGGGACGGGCTTCGACCCCGGCGCGCGCCACGTGGGGTTCGGCATCGAAAACTCGATCCACGCGCGCATGGCGGAGGCCGGCGGTGCCGCGCGCATCGACTCGGCGCCCGGACAGGGCACCCGCGTCGTGCTGAGCGTGCCGCTAGAGCTGCGTTTCCCCGTCGGGTGA
- a CDS encoding cytochrome c oxidase assembly protein: MSATKSDARAERRASVLPLLAVGVLLAAVVAIGLIALTGGTGYVIAGLPDPGLVTKYGITVMRVLSEAASVICVGSLLLAGFLVPPQKSGTLGPEGYGALRAAGTAAWVWFAAALLSVAFTAADTAGKPFGDVLDPQTLLDLVGAIEQPKAWLWTALIAMLVALGCRLALSWGWTAVLFVLAVVGLVPVAVTGHSASGGSHDVATNSLLFHLVAASLWVGGLIALLALGYRRGNHLSLAAQRFSKLALVCWIVMALSGAVNALVRIGLNDLFTTDYGLLVVAKAVGLLLLGVFGHQQRRKGVADLVDGKGGGQLLRLAAVEILIMFVTIGVATGLARTPPPADAVTQPSTTELLIGYDLDGAPTVWRLLFDTRFDLVYGTLALVMGALYLAGVRRLLRRGDDWPVGRTVAWIVGCVVLLLATSSGIGRYAPAMFSVHMGNHMLLSMVAPVLFVLGGPVTLALRALPAVGKDAPPGPREWLVAFVHSPVSRFLTHPVVALLLFVGSFYALYFSGLFDNALSYHWAHLVMNGHFLLAGYVFYWPVIGVDPAPRRIPYLGRLGMMFAAMPFHAFFGVILMSKQTVIGQAFYGQLHLPWVTDLLTDQRLGGGIAWAAGELPVLLVLVALLVQWARQDERDAKRQDRREAATGDEELNAYNAMLKNLAEGKRAD, translated from the coding sequence GTGTCCGCGACGAAATCCGACGCCCGGGCCGAGCGCCGGGCCAGTGTGCTTCCCCTGCTCGCGGTCGGGGTCCTGCTGGCCGCCGTCGTCGCGATCGGCCTGATCGCGCTCACCGGCGGGACCGGCTACGTCATCGCCGGCCTGCCCGATCCGGGGCTGGTCACGAAGTACGGCATCACCGTCATGCGCGTGCTGTCCGAGGCCGCGTCGGTGATCTGCGTCGGGTCGCTGCTGCTGGCCGGCTTCCTGGTGCCGCCGCAGAAGTCCGGCACGCTCGGGCCCGAGGGCTACGGCGCCCTGCGCGCGGCCGGGACCGCCGCCTGGGTGTGGTTCGCCGCCGCCCTGCTGTCGGTCGCCTTCACCGCCGCCGACACCGCCGGGAAGCCGTTCGGCGACGTCCTGGACCCGCAGACGCTGCTCGACCTCGTCGGCGCCATCGAACAGCCGAAGGCCTGGCTGTGGACGGCGCTGATCGCGATGCTCGTCGCCCTCGGCTGCCGGCTCGCGCTGTCCTGGGGCTGGACGGCGGTGCTGTTCGTCCTCGCCGTCGTGGGGCTCGTGCCGGTCGCGGTGACCGGGCACTCCGCCAGCGGCGGCTCGCACGACGTCGCCACCAACAGCCTGCTGTTCCACCTGGTCGCCGCGTCGCTGTGGGTCGGCGGGCTGATCGCGCTGCTGGCGCTCGGCTACCGGCGCGGGAACCACCTCAGCCTGGCCGCGCAGCGGTTTTCGAAGCTGGCGCTGGTCTGCTGGATCGTGATGGCGCTCTCCGGCGCGGTCAACGCGCTGGTCCGGATCGGCCTGAACGACCTGTTCACCACCGACTACGGCCTGCTCGTCGTCGCCAAGGCGGTCGGGTTGCTGCTGCTCGGGGTCTTCGGCCACCAGCAACGCCGGAAGGGCGTCGCCGACCTCGTCGACGGCAAGGGCGGCGGGCAGCTGCTGCGCCTGGCCGCGGTCGAGATCCTGATCATGTTCGTCACGATCGGCGTCGCCACCGGGCTGGCGAGGACGCCACCACCGGCCGACGCGGTCACCCAGCCCTCCACCACCGAGCTGCTGATCGGCTACGACCTCGACGGGGCGCCGACGGTGTGGCGGCTGCTCTTCGACACCCGCTTCGACCTGGTCTACGGGACGCTCGCGCTCGTCATGGGCGCGCTGTACCTGGCCGGGGTCCGGCGGCTGCTGCGCCGCGGTGACGACTGGCCGGTGGGCCGCACGGTCGCCTGGATCGTCGGCTGCGTGGTGCTGCTGCTCGCGACGTCGTCGGGCATCGGCCGGTACGCGCCCGCGATGTTCAGCGTCCACATGGGCAATCACATGCTCCTTTCGATGGTCGCGCCGGTGCTGTTCGTGCTCGGCGGCCCGGTGACGCTGGCGCTGCGGGCGCTGCCTGCCGTGGGCAAGGACGCCCCGCCCGGGCCGCGCGAGTGGCTCGTCGCCTTCGTGCACTCGCCGGTGTCGAGGTTCCTGACGCACCCGGTCGTCGCGCTGCTGCTGTTCGTCGGCTCGTTCTACGCGCTGTACTTCTCCGGCCTGTTCGACAACGCGCTGAGCTACCACTGGGCGCACCTGGTGATGAACGGGCACTTCCTGCTCGCCGGGTACGTCTTCTACTGGCCGGTGATCGGCGTCGACCCGGCGCCGCGGCGGATCCCGTACCTCGGCAGGCTCGGCATGATGTTCGCCGCGATGCCGTTCCACGCGTTCTTCGGCGTCATCCTGATGAGCAAGCAGACCGTGATCGGCCAGGCCTTCTACGGCCAGCTGCACCTGCCGTGGGTCACCGACCTGCTCACCGACCAGCGGCTCGGCGGCGGCATCGCCTGGGCCGCCGGCGAGCTCCCGGTGCTGCTCGTGCTGGTCGCGCTGCTGGTGCAGTGGGCGCGCCAGGACGAGCGCGACGCGAAGCGGCAGGACCGGCGGGAGGCGGCGACCGGCGACGAAGAGCTGAACGCCTACAACGCCATGCTGAAGAACCTGGCCGAGGGCAAGCGAGCCGACTGA